From one Burkholderia latens genomic stretch:
- a CDS encoding linear amide C-N hydrolase, with product MRRPVCAVLTCLAAAATLLVDPAGSLACTRVVYLGNNDDVITARSMDWKLDVATNLYILPRGIARTGESGPNSLKWTAKYGSVVATGYDVSTTDGMNEKGLAAELLWLVESQYPPFDKNSKPGLTIAAWAQYVLDNFATVAEAVAALEKEPFTIVTDNVPGEQRLTTLHLAMSDATGDSAIVEYIAGKQIIHHGRQYQVMTNSPIFDEQLALNEYWKQIGGTVWLPGTNRSADRFARASFYVNAIPKSEDPAIALASVFSLIRNVSVPFGIATPGEPNISSTRWRTVADHKRMLYFFESAVTPSTFWVDLHKVDFSAGAPVKRLDLGKDQRNAFGGEVSKDFQRAPAFPFLGTDASKSR from the coding sequence ATGCGCCGCCCCGTTTGCGCCGTTCTGACCTGTCTCGCCGCAGCAGCGACGCTCCTCGTCGACCCGGCCGGGTCGCTAGCCTGCACACGCGTAGTCTATCTCGGCAACAACGACGACGTTATCACCGCCCGATCGATGGACTGGAAACTCGATGTCGCCACCAATCTCTACATCCTGCCGCGTGGTATCGCGCGCACCGGCGAATCCGGTCCGAACTCTCTCAAATGGACCGCGAAATACGGTAGCGTCGTGGCGACCGGTTATGACGTCTCCACCACCGATGGGATGAACGAAAAGGGGCTAGCCGCTGAGCTGCTCTGGCTCGTCGAGTCGCAATATCCCCCCTTCGACAAAAACTCGAAACCGGGACTCACGATCGCCGCATGGGCGCAGTACGTGCTGGACAATTTTGCGACCGTCGCGGAAGCCGTCGCTGCGCTCGAGAAAGAGCCGTTCACAATCGTCACTGACAACGTCCCCGGAGAACAGCGCCTGACGACACTTCACCTCGCGATGTCAGACGCGACTGGCGACAGCGCCATCGTCGAGTACATCGCCGGCAAGCAGATCATCCATCATGGTCGGCAGTATCAGGTCATGACGAACTCACCGATCTTCGACGAGCAGCTTGCACTGAACGAATATTGGAAGCAGATAGGCGGCACCGTCTGGCTGCCTGGCACCAATCGCTCTGCTGACCGGTTCGCGCGCGCGTCGTTCTACGTCAACGCTATCCCCAAGAGTGAAGACCCCGCCATTGCACTTGCCAGCGTTTTCAGCTTGATCCGTAACGTATCGGTGCCGTTCGGGATCGCCACGCCGGGCGAGCCGAATATATCGTCCACGCGCTGGCGCACCGTTGCCGATCACAAGCGCATGCTTTACTTCTTCGAATCGGCCGTCACTCCGAGTACCTTCTGGGTCGACCTCCACAAGGTCGACTTCTCCGCCGGCGCACCGGTCAAACGTCTCGACCTCGGCAAGGATCAGCGCAACGCATTCGGCGGCGAAGTTTCCAAGGACTTTCAACGCGCACCCGCGTTTCCCTTCCTCGGCACCGACGCGAGCAAATCCCGCTGA
- a CDS encoding sigma-70 family RNA polymerase sigma factor translates to MSDTPSDSSGLDQSTPSRDAAVDVARREHLNRLMARAAGGDQAAFAELYRLSASRVFGTIVRMLHDHGEAEDLLQEVYTMAWRRIDTFDPARGGAMTWLITLARNRTIDRLRQHRDAQLDDEQVLELPDENPTPAALAEATQERRRLERCLSQLDPQQCRAVREAFFSGATYSELAARLRVPLGTMKSWIRRSLMQLKICLEQ, encoded by the coding sequence ATGAGCGACACGCCGAGCGATTCCAGTGGCCTCGACCAGTCAACCCCTTCGCGGGATGCCGCTGTGGATGTCGCGCGCCGTGAGCATCTGAATCGGCTGATGGCTCGTGCAGCCGGCGGAGACCAGGCGGCTTTCGCGGAGTTATATCGGCTGAGCGCGTCGCGCGTGTTCGGGACGATCGTACGCATGCTTCACGATCACGGGGAAGCCGAGGATCTCCTCCAGGAGGTCTACACGATGGCGTGGCGACGCATCGATACGTTCGATCCGGCGCGCGGCGGCGCGATGACGTGGCTCATCACGCTGGCTCGCAACAGGACGATCGACCGTTTGCGGCAGCATCGCGACGCCCAGCTCGACGACGAACAGGTGCTGGAGCTTCCCGACGAGAATCCGACGCCCGCCGCGCTGGCGGAGGCAACGCAGGAGCGCCGACGTCTCGAGCGCTGCCTGTCACAACTCGATCCGCAGCAGTGCCGCGCGGTGCGCGAGGCCTTTTTCAGCGGTGCGACCTACAGCGAGCTGGCAGCGCGGCTGCGCGTGCCCCTCGGAACAATGAAGAGCTGGATCCGGCGCAGCCTGATGCAGCTGAAGATATGCCTGGAGCAATGA
- a CDS encoding anti-sigma factor: MNTPADHDPELRCAEYALGVLDADARRALEQSAARDPALQATLERWQRRFAPLADDITPVDPPARIWTRIQHDLGFAAAPLARGAAPAGGWWNSVRLWRWVGIGASAAALGLLAVNVIRVDEAPPRPTAEGSKYMAATLARPDGVAQWTATVDLRRARMVVVPANTPPVAADRSTELWLIPPNAKPISLGVFASNAPTSMPLPQAIIAQLDPRAVLAVSLEPRGGAPHGQPTGPVLASGAMHAA, translated from the coding sequence ATGAATACGCCGGCCGATCACGATCCCGAATTGCGCTGCGCAGAATACGCCCTCGGCGTGCTCGACGCGGACGCACGCCGCGCGCTGGAGCAGTCCGCCGCTCGCGACCCGGCGTTGCAAGCCACGCTCGAGCGGTGGCAGCGCCGCTTCGCCCCGCTCGCGGACGACATCACGCCCGTCGACCCGCCCGCGCGAATCTGGACGCGAATTCAGCACGACCTTGGCTTCGCCGCGGCGCCGCTCGCTCGGGGCGCCGCGCCGGCCGGCGGGTGGTGGAACAGCGTGCGGCTTTGGCGCTGGGTCGGCATTGGAGCGAGCGCGGCGGCGCTTGGCCTGCTCGCGGTCAACGTGATCCGGGTGGACGAAGCACCGCCCCGCCCGACTGCCGAGGGCAGCAAGTACATGGCCGCTACGCTGGCACGCCCGGATGGCGTCGCGCAATGGACCGCCACGGTCGACCTGCGGCGCGCGCGGATGGTCGTGGTGCCCGCCAACACGCCGCCCGTTGCCGCGGATCGCTCCACCGAACTGTGGCTGATTCCGCCGAATGCGAAGCCGATCTCGCTCGGCGTATTCGCGTCGAATGCGCCGACTTCGATGCCGTTGCCGCAAGCGATCATCGCGCAACTCGATCCGCGGGCGGTGCTGGCAGTGTCGCTCGAGCCTCGCGGCGGCGCGCCGCACGGTCAACCTACCGGCCCGGTACTCGCGAGCGGCGCAATGCACGCCGCTTGA
- a CDS encoding RHS repeat-associated core domain-containing protein, with amino-acid sequence MYEAARVTDPIEHTSALTGFLVGAVLGIALIAAVAFATFTCGFGVALLAGMAAGIGAQVLLSLGEAVGRMFSSPSGNIVTGSSDVYVNGKPAAYATLSGVACTKHNPIPLVAQGSTNIFINGRPAARKDDKTTCGATIGDGSHDTFFHGGTQTYLPVADEVPPWLRTATDWAFALAGLVGGLGGLLRQAGGLSRAVLPCAAKFIGGYVLGEAVGRYVAGPAINKAIGGMFGNPVDVTTGRKILLAESETDYVIPSPMPVAIKRFYSSSLDYVGSLGRGWVLPWELRLQARDGRLWYTDAQGRESGFPLLRAGQAAFSEADQLYLVCAPDGRYILRDVGETYFDFGRYDPDSSRIAWVRRIEDQAGQWYQFERDSRGRVTEIQTCGGLQAALDYEPEHGRLGVVTLVHGDERRVAVTYGYDQNGQLASVTDANGAIVRRFRYADGLMTSHSNALGFTSSYVWSMIEGQQRVVETNTSEGEHWTFEYDVNGRQTRVRLADGRTTHWRFDAAFQIIEYTDLDGGFYRVKYNDAGMPTMLMLPGERTVQFEYDDAGRIVAETDPLGRTTRTRYDGNSMRPVEIIGADGGAWRAEYDPQGRLLSTQDPLGRENRYEYPKGLTALPTVHVDARGGRKTLEWNRLGELVGYTDCSGKTTRTFFDAFGLPLARENALGQRISYDVRPTGEPRRITYPDGSTETFEYDAAGLVVQHVGLGGRIQQSLRNARGQLVEAIDPAGRRTRFRYDPEGRLRELQQGHARYAFTYSAGGRLATETRPDGVERRFGYGEAGELVALDIVGAPDSGTTSNRPIRTVRFERDRMGNLKVQHTPTEVTRYERDKGDRLLKVERTPTTMGVALGITPDTVEFEYDKAGRLVAEHGANGTVQYTLDDLDNVMTLELPHEQTLQMLRYGSGHVHQIRCGDQIVSDFERDDLHRELTRTQGRLIQRSAYDPLGRKVWQSAGFQPEALGRGRGHLWRSYGYDAAGELIETSDNLRGSTQYNYDPAGRLTRRVNMLDRQLEEFAWDAAGNMLDDVQRRSRGYVEGNRLRMWQDLRFEYDAFGNLVAKMRGANRTQRFTYDGQDRLIAVRTQDARGVVESRFAYDPLGRRIAKSDTFFDIRGVKQRTETKRFVWEGLRLAQEVRETGVSSYVYSPGEPYSPAARVDAVLAEALAAAAIDTAKRTSRIYHFHTDLVGAPLEMTDESGGLTWAGQYSAWGKVEPGSRQSTTARTDQPLRYAGQYADDSTGLHYNTFRYYDPDVGRFINHDPIGLLGGENLYAYAANPLTLVDPMGWCSTKLGNNMGARSGDGMANHHLIPEELMKHPDYAAMFNRLRGMGFDGDGASNGIFLPGSSKLAQTLELPGHWSNHGQYTAAIETELKKLNQQFLAGRLSDTQLALGVGRIQNMAREGLESGKYAIDAITGRLL; translated from the coding sequence ATGTACGAAGCCGCACGCGTCACTGACCCGATCGAGCACACCAGTGCGCTCACGGGCTTTCTCGTCGGCGCTGTCCTGGGAATCGCGCTCATCGCCGCCGTCGCATTCGCTACGTTCACATGCGGTTTCGGTGTCGCGCTGCTCGCCGGCATGGCGGCTGGGATCGGCGCGCAGGTGCTGCTTTCATTAGGAGAGGCGGTTGGCCGGATGTTCAGCTCGCCGTCCGGCAACATCGTCACTGGCTCGTCGGACGTCTATGTGAACGGGAAGCCGGCCGCCTATGCAACGCTAAGCGGCGTGGCATGCACCAAGCACAATCCCATACCTCTGGTCGCGCAGGGCTCGACGAACATCTTCATCAACGGTCGGCCCGCCGCACGCAAGGACGACAAAACCACTTGCGGCGCCACGATCGGCGACGGCTCGCACGACACATTCTTCCACGGCGGCACGCAGACGTATCTCCCCGTCGCCGATGAGGTGCCGCCGTGGCTTCGGACCGCAACGGATTGGGCGTTTGCTCTGGCAGGGCTGGTAGGCGGCCTAGGCGGACTGCTGAGGCAGGCCGGCGGCCTGTCGCGGGCAGTGCTACCGTGCGCAGCCAAATTCATCGGCGGTTATGTGTTGGGCGAAGCAGTGGGGCGCTACGTAGCCGGTCCCGCGATCAACAAGGCGATCGGCGGGATGTTCGGCAACCCGGTCGACGTCACGACCGGGCGTAAGATTCTGTTGGCCGAATCAGAAACCGACTACGTGATCCCAAGCCCGATGCCGGTCGCGATTAAGCGATTCTATTCGAGCAGCCTCGACTACGTGGGCTCGCTCGGCCGCGGCTGGGTCCTGCCGTGGGAGCTTCGACTCCAGGCGCGAGACGGACGCCTCTGGTACACCGACGCTCAGGGGCGAGAAAGCGGATTTCCATTGCTGCGTGCGGGGCAGGCGGCATTCAGCGAGGCTGACCAGCTCTACTTGGTCTGCGCACCCGACGGCCGCTACATCCTGCGCGACGTCGGCGAGACATATTTCGACTTCGGCCGATACGATCCGGATTCCAGCCGCATCGCCTGGGTGCGCCGCATCGAGGATCAGGCAGGGCAGTGGTACCAGTTCGAGCGAGACAGCCGTGGCCGCGTCACCGAAATCCAGACGTGCGGCGGCCTGCAGGCTGCGCTCGATTATGAACCGGAGCACGGCCGCCTTGGCGTGGTCACACTCGTTCACGGTGACGAGCGCCGGGTTGCTGTCACCTACGGGTACGACCAAAACGGCCAACTAGCCTCTGTGACGGATGCAAACGGAGCAATCGTGCGCCGATTCAGGTATGCCGACGGCCTGATGACGAGTCATTCCAATGCGCTGGGCTTCACGTCGAGCTACGTGTGGTCAATGATCGAAGGACAGCAGCGCGTCGTCGAGACGAACACCAGCGAGGGTGAACACTGGACCTTCGAGTACGACGTCAACGGTCGGCAAACTCGCGTTCGGCTTGCCGACGGCCGTACCACGCATTGGCGTTTCGACGCTGCGTTTCAGATCATCGAGTACACCGACCTCGACGGTGGCTTCTATCGGGTCAAGTACAACGATGCGGGTATGCCGACGATGCTCATGCTGCCGGGCGAGCGGACGGTCCAGTTCGAATACGACGACGCCGGCCGGATCGTCGCGGAAACCGATCCGCTCGGGCGCACGACGCGTACCCGCTATGACGGCAACAGCATGCGGCCCGTGGAGATCATCGGGGCTGATGGGGGCGCCTGGCGTGCCGAATACGATCCGCAAGGTCGGCTGCTGTCGACTCAGGACCCGCTGGGCCGTGAGAATCGTTACGAATATCCCAAAGGATTGACCGCGCTGCCGACGGTGCACGTCGATGCACGGGGTGGCCGCAAAACGCTGGAGTGGAACCGCCTTGGCGAGCTGGTCGGCTACACGGACTGCTCGGGCAAAACAACGCGTACGTTCTTCGATGCGTTCGGCCTTCCGCTCGCACGCGAGAACGCGCTCGGGCAGCGCATCTCGTATGACGTGCGTCCAACCGGTGAGCCCCGTCGGATCACCTATCCCGACGGCAGTACGGAAACTTTCGAATACGATGCGGCCGGGCTCGTCGTGCAACACGTCGGACTCGGTGGCCGGATTCAACAATCGCTGCGCAATGCACGGGGGCAGCTTGTCGAGGCAATTGATCCGGCTGGCCGACGGACCCGCTTCCGTTACGATCCCGAGGGGCGGCTTCGGGAGCTACAGCAGGGACACGCGCGCTACGCCTTCACGTATAGCGCCGGCGGTCGACTTGCGACCGAAACACGTCCCGATGGCGTCGAACGGCGGTTCGGGTACGGCGAAGCCGGAGAACTGGTCGCGCTGGACATCGTCGGCGCGCCGGACAGCGGTACAACCTCGAATCGACCGATCCGCACCGTCCGATTCGAGCGTGATCGGATGGGGAATCTGAAGGTCCAGCACACGCCGACCGAAGTGACCCGCTACGAGCGTGACAAGGGAGATCGGCTGCTGAAGGTGGAGCGCACCCCGACGACCATGGGCGTCGCACTCGGCATTACGCCGGATACCGTTGAGTTTGAGTACGACAAGGCCGGCCGCCTTGTTGCCGAGCATGGTGCAAACGGAACCGTTCAGTACACGCTGGACGACCTGGACAACGTGATGACGCTCGAATTGCCGCACGAGCAGACGCTGCAGATGCTGCGCTACGGCTCAGGCCACGTGCATCAAATCCGTTGCGGCGATCAGATAGTCAGCGACTTCGAGCGCGACGACCTGCATCGCGAGCTGACACGTACGCAAGGGCGGCTGATTCAGCGTTCTGCGTATGACCCGCTTGGCCGAAAGGTCTGGCAGTCCGCCGGTTTCCAGCCCGAGGCGCTGGGCCGCGGGCGCGGCCATTTGTGGCGTAGCTACGGGTACGATGCCGCCGGCGAACTGATCGAAACGAGTGACAACCTGCGCGGCAGCACGCAGTACAACTACGACCCGGCTGGACGGCTGACTCGACGCGTGAACATGTTGGACCGACAGCTAGAGGAGTTCGCGTGGGATGCCGCCGGTAACATGCTCGACGATGTGCAGCGCAGAAGCCGCGGATATGTCGAAGGCAACCGTCTGCGAATGTGGCAGGATCTGCGGTTCGAATACGATGCATTCGGCAATCTGGTGGCCAAGATGCGGGGCGCGAACCGGACGCAGCGCTTTACGTACGACGGGCAGGATCGGTTGATCGCGGTGCGCACGCAGGACGCGCGCGGCGTTGTGGAATCGCGCTTCGCTTACGATCCTCTCGGTCGGCGCATCGCGAAGTCCGATACGTTTTTCGACATCCGCGGCGTGAAGCAGCGCACCGAGACGAAGCGGTTCGTATGGGAGGGGCTGAGACTTGCGCAGGAGGTCCGCGAAACCGGGGTGAGCAGCTATGTGTACAGCCCTGGCGAGCCGTACTCGCCCGCCGCGCGCGTCGACGCGGTGCTGGCGGAGGCACTTGCGGCCGCAGCGATCGACACCGCGAAGCGGACTTCCCGGATCTACCACTTCCATACCGACCTAGTGGGGGCGCCGCTGGAAATGACCGACGAGTCGGGCGGGTTGACATGGGCCGGGCAATATTCGGCCTGGGGCAAGGTCGAGCCGGGGAGTCGGCAATCGACTACGGCCCGGACCGACCAGCCCCTGCGCTATGCCGGACAATATGCCGATGACAGCACCGGACTTCACTACAACACGTTCCGGTACTACGATCCGGATGTTGGGCGGTTCATCAATCATGATCCGATCGGGCTGCTGGGCGGCGAAAATCTGTACGCATATGCCGCGAACCCGTTGACCCTGGTCGATCCGATGGGGTGGTGCTCGACGAAGCTCGGGAACAATATGGGCGCGCGTTCTGGTGATGGTATGGCGAACCATCACTTGATTCCCGAAGAGCTCATGAAGCATCCCGACTATGCAGCCATGTTCAATCGGTTGCGCGGTATGGGTTTCGATGGTGATGGCGCGTCCAATGGCATATTCCTGCCCGGTAGCTCGAAGCTAGCGCAAACGCTCGAGCTACCCGGACACTGGTCGAACCATGGCCAGTACACTGCGGCCATTGAAACCGAGCTAAAGAAGTTGAACCAACAATTCCTTGCCGGCCGTCTCAGCGATACGCAACTTGCGCTTGGTGTAGGGCGCATTCAAAATATGGCGCGCGAGGGCTTGGAGTCCGGTAAATATGCGATTGATGCAATAACGGGAAGGTTACTTTAA
- a CDS encoding DUF1795 domain-containing protein: MNDSDNRIRIHEGSIVLPDGFEDRTTNLFVPTDLATQPNLSIARDWLKDGETLAPYIDRQLAMLKSRLQGHRLISRQAERLGPEVDAMPGERIDTAYRNGAKMVFQRQAAFIVAPGRVLIFTASSAKSFGESFDALWRNWLEGYLPAEPETA, translated from the coding sequence ATGAACGATTCCGACAACCGCATCCGGATTCACGAAGGCAGCATAGTCCTGCCGGATGGCTTCGAGGATCGTACGACCAATCTATTCGTTCCCACCGACCTCGCGACGCAGCCGAACCTCAGCATCGCGCGTGACTGGCTCAAGGACGGCGAAACCCTGGCACCCTACATCGACCGCCAGCTGGCGATGCTCAAGTCGCGTTTGCAAGGCCATCGGCTGATCTCACGCCAAGCCGAACGTCTTGGGCCAGAGGTGGACGCCATGCCCGGTGAGCGCATTGACACGGCGTACCGTAATGGCGCAAAGATGGTCTTTCAACGGCAAGCGGCGTTTATCGTGGCGCCCGGTCGTGTACTGATTTTCACGGCATCGAGTGCGAAGAGCTTCGGCGAATCGTTCGATGCCCTCTGGCGGAATTGGCTCGAGGGTTACCTGCCAGCCGAGCCGGAAACAGCATAA
- a CDS encoding ankyrin repeat domain-containing protein, with protein MAGFKRYAPEDFFSGQQLTLAQAIHDGDLARVQQLAPKTDLNAPGAKNTTLLSYAVQEIVPVKNDAANPRYQIIATLLKNGADPKAPVGASGGTVVYAALHADTPNLLRVLLDGGLDPNWRPSGDTPMIFEVAENKLLPQLKLLVEHKANVNLRDSLGATAIFDATSLQQWDAVDYLLAHGADPKVANQLGVSYGWVLQNTMEKHTAPDSPARARVEAIRRRIVAAGAPWPPIDPKAQRMAMRARGEKVVTPAGQTD; from the coding sequence ATGGCTGGCTTCAAACGATACGCACCGGAAGACTTCTTTTCGGGGCAGCAGCTCACGTTGGCTCAGGCCATTCATGACGGCGATCTTGCCCGCGTTCAGCAGCTCGCGCCGAAGACCGACCTGAATGCCCCGGGCGCGAAGAATACGACTCTTTTGTCGTATGCCGTGCAGGAGATCGTCCCGGTCAAGAACGATGCTGCAAACCCGCGCTACCAGATTATTGCGACGCTTCTCAAGAACGGCGCAGATCCCAAGGCGCCGGTCGGCGCTAGCGGTGGGACGGTCGTCTATGCCGCGCTGCACGCCGACACGCCGAACTTGCTTCGCGTGCTGCTGGACGGTGGTCTCGATCCCAACTGGCGGCCTAGCGGCGATACGCCGATGATTTTCGAAGTCGCGGAAAACAAACTCCTGCCACAACTGAAGCTGTTGGTCGAACACAAGGCGAACGTGAACCTTCGCGACTCACTCGGCGCGACAGCCATCTTCGATGCGACGTCGCTCCAACAGTGGGATGCAGTCGATTATCTGCTCGCGCACGGCGCTGACCCGAAGGTGGCCAACCAGCTGGGCGTTTCGTACGGCTGGGTACTGCAGAACACGATGGAAAAGCACACGGCGCCCGATTCCCCGGCGCGTGCGCGCGTCGAAGCAATCCGCCGCAGGATCGTCGCGGCTGGCGCGCCGTGGCCGCCGATCGATCCGAAGGCGCAACGAATGGCCATGCGTGCGCGCGGCGAAAAAGTCGTGACACCCGCGGGCCAGACCGATTGA
- a CDS encoding type VI secretion system Vgr family protein: MSFAPNGGIPSGFGGNSLGSLSALGGLAGPIASTVAGQIGPLAGVAGHLDTVQRAVQLAQTGFSLMNKTPAAIADALNNATGGVARLTQLNRYVTIESPLGPDVLLVGAAVIDEYVNRLPEIHLDLLSHQHDLTPDHLIGQPIKLRLDHDARQSTLERIVMSGGAENNRYFDGYVASFDRAGNPGRVTQYHMTVVPWFWFLTRSTDCRIFQNKTSREILGEIFQDHGFTDFEFDIRTAQKPLEYIVMYQESYYNFCARLMEQEGLIWTHRYEKDKHILVIGDTNFVFRPIDGLTTVPYADSEASEFNGIDQLHEGRRFGVGKVTFQDFNHQNPSSPLMLVQAEPQTLRHARLDATERFEHQSLYDHGDDGNRYARIAMQAEEAQAHRYTGGGYAWRMTTAGSVTVANHPVMANNQEYAILHVRHEAVNDYTQHAAKMPYRNSFALLPKKIPYRAPRNTPKPVIHGTQSAIVVGPIGEQIHTNGSCVKLHFLWDRRGQMDGSDSMWIRVSQPWAGAGWGAAAIPRIGQEVLVSFNQGDPDNPVIVGRVFNGEQGNPYHGAAGQTMGIKSQTHKGQGSNELRFSDVNGAQEVFLHAQKDMKTVIKDSETHTVEAGARTVSLLKGSETKQIAQGGLTETIALTRDTTANVINTKAIASKAGPGMQSHQASDGMEFRVGESIVTMTPDGIKLAHGPSTILMNANGIYLDAPVIHLNQGSAQAPEQALALQWAAAQAMIAEGLASSDPATRAAAAKYASSLKAQQMAKLADHVYHPNDPPPTGWKVATNDPEALKAFGLKPDNFHIDGSNFGSQMYVPDPKVFGDSMKPTIAFKGTQSLAPWGDDMSNNMAQGLGDESPYYRKAVTIGSRLEQSGAASGVDFTGHSLGGGMASAAAEASGGSAVTFNAAGLNPETVAQYGGTVQPTNITAYRVDGDILTGLQEGRLGPISDGTAQLMPKAVGTPVTLDGQSITTVGRHMMGDVTTGMNQQVAKDELDLVSQLNSSH; this comes from the coding sequence ATGAGTTTCGCCCCGAATGGCGGTATTCCGAGCGGATTCGGAGGGAATTCGTTGGGCTCACTGAGTGCGCTCGGCGGCCTTGCCGGTCCAATTGCGTCCACAGTGGCCGGTCAAATCGGCCCGCTTGCTGGCGTCGCCGGCCATCTCGACACCGTACAGCGCGCGGTGCAATTGGCGCAGACCGGTTTCTCGCTGATGAACAAGACGCCCGCTGCGATTGCGGATGCGCTCAACAATGCAACGGGCGGCGTCGCTCGTCTCACGCAACTGAACCGGTATGTGACGATCGAATCTCCGCTCGGGCCCGACGTTTTATTGGTCGGTGCTGCGGTCATCGACGAATACGTCAATCGCCTGCCGGAAATTCATCTCGATTTGCTGTCGCATCAGCATGATCTCACGCCGGATCATCTGATCGGCCAGCCAATCAAGCTGCGGCTCGATCACGATGCGCGGCAATCGACACTCGAACGCATCGTAATGTCCGGAGGTGCCGAAAATAACCGCTATTTCGACGGGTATGTCGCGTCCTTCGATCGCGCCGGCAATCCGGGGCGCGTAACGCAGTACCACATGACCGTGGTGCCCTGGTTCTGGTTCCTGACGCGCTCGACCGATTGTCGAATTTTCCAGAACAAGACTTCGCGTGAAATCCTCGGCGAGATTTTCCAGGATCACGGGTTCACCGACTTCGAGTTCGACATCCGGACCGCCCAGAAACCCCTCGAGTACATCGTGATGTACCAGGAGTCGTATTACAATTTTTGCGCGCGATTGATGGAGCAGGAAGGGCTGATCTGGACGCACCGCTACGAGAAGGACAAACACATTCTCGTGATCGGCGATACCAACTTCGTGTTTCGCCCAATCGACGGCCTGACAACTGTGCCGTATGCGGACAGTGAAGCCAGCGAGTTCAATGGAATCGATCAACTGCACGAAGGCCGGCGTTTCGGCGTCGGCAAGGTCACGTTCCAGGATTTCAATCATCAGAACCCGTCGTCCCCCCTGATGCTCGTACAGGCTGAGCCGCAGACGTTGCGACACGCGCGGCTCGATGCAACGGAGCGTTTCGAGCACCAGTCGCTGTATGACCACGGTGACGACGGCAATCGCTACGCGCGCATCGCGATGCAGGCCGAGGAAGCTCAGGCGCATCGATATACCGGTGGCGGCTATGCATGGAGAATGACCACCGCCGGCAGTGTGACGGTAGCCAATCATCCCGTGATGGCAAACAATCAGGAATACGCGATCCTGCATGTGCGGCACGAAGCGGTGAACGACTACACGCAACATGCCGCGAAGATGCCGTACCGCAACTCGTTCGCGCTTCTGCCGAAAAAAATTCCGTACCGCGCGCCGCGTAACACGCCGAAGCCGGTCATCCATGGAACTCAGTCGGCGATTGTAGTCGGTCCGATAGGCGAGCAAATCCATACGAACGGCAGTTGCGTGAAGCTGCACTTCCTGTGGGATCGTCGCGGGCAGATGGATGGGTCTGACTCGATGTGGATTCGTGTGTCCCAGCCATGGGCGGGTGCGGGGTGGGGTGCAGCTGCGATTCCGCGGATCGGGCAGGAAGTTCTGGTCTCGTTCAATCAGGGCGATCCTGATAACCCGGTGATTGTGGGGCGTGTGTTCAACGGTGAGCAAGGCAATCCTTACCACGGTGCGGCTGGCCAGACGATGGGGATCAAGAGCCAGACGCACAAAGGGCAGGGCTCGAACGAGTTGCGGTTTTCCGACGTGAACGGTGCTCAGGAAGTCTTTCTGCATGCTCAGAAGGATATGAAGACCGTGATCAAGGATTCCGAAACGCATACTGTGGAAGCGGGCGCACGCACTGTTTCATTGCTCAAGGGCAGCGAAACCAAGCAGATCGCGCAGGGCGGGCTGACCGAAACCATCGCGCTGACGCGCGACACCACCGCGAACGTGATCAACACGAAGGCGATCGCGAGCAAGGCTGGCCCCGGGATGCAGAGTCACCAGGCCAGCGACGGCATGGAGTTTCGTGTCGGCGAAAGCATCGTGACGATGACGCCGGACGGCATAAAGCTGGCGCACGGACCGTCGACGATCCTCATGAACGCGAACGGTATCTATCTCGACGCACCGGTCATCCACCTGAACCAGGGCAGTGCCCAGGCCCCCGAACAGGCGCTTGCGCTGCAGTGGGCCGCTGCGCAGGCAATGATCGCCGAAGGACTCGCGAGTTCCGATCCGGCGACACGTGCGGCAGCGGCGAAATACGCGAGCTCGCTCAAGGCGCAGCAAATGGCGAAGCTCGCCGATCACGTCTACCACCCGAACGATCCGCCACCCACGGGATGGAAGGTGGCCACCAACGATCCGGAGGCGCTGAAGGCGTTCGGCCTCAAGCCCGACAACTTCCATATCGACGGCAGCAACTTCGGTTCGCAAATGTATGTGCCCGACCCGAAGGTTTTCGGCGACAGCATGAAGCCAACCATCGCGTTCAAGGGCACACAGAGCCTCGCGCCGTGGGGCGACGATATGAGCAACAACATGGCGCAAGGACTCGGCGATGAATCTCCGTACTACCGGAAAGCCGTGACCATCGGTAGTCGCCTCGAACAGTCGGGCGCGGCGTCAGGCGTCGATTTCACCGGACACTCGTTAGGCGGCGGGATGGCTTCTGCCGCAGCGGAGGCGAGCGGTGGTTCGGCCGTTACGTTCAATGCGGCCGGCCTCAATCCCGAAACGGTCGCGCAGTACGGCGGGACGGTTCAACCGACCAACATTACGGCCTATCGCGTCGACGGTGACATATTGACCGGGCTCCAGGAAGGTCGGCTCGGGCCGATCAGTGATGGTACTGCTCAACTCATGCCCAAAGCGGTGGGCACCCCGGTTACGCTCGATGGCCAGAGCATCACCACTGTTGGGCGCCACATGATGGGAGACGTGACGACCGGGATGAACCAGCAAGTCGCGAAGGACGAGCTGGATCTGGTTTCACAACTGAATTCCTCACACTGA